In the genome of Streptomyces sp. SAI-127, the window ATACGGCGGTGAAGTGCCTCCTCGCTGGAGGTGCGCAGGGCGAGCCTGCCGAGGCCGGGCCGGTCGCGGGCGGTGAGCACCAGGCTGTGGTGCTCGTAGTCGTCGTAGGTCCGCAGGTACACCGTGTCGCCGTCCTGGCCGTTGACCGTCAGGCCCAGGTAGTCGGTGAAGAAGGCGACGCTGGCGTCCAAGTCGGGGGTGAAGAGCTGGGTGTGGCCGATGTGGGCGATGTCGCCGAGCGGCGGAGTCATCAGTGATTTCCTGTTGGTCGGTCGACGGCCCGGGAGAAGACGGTGCCGTCGAAGATCTTGCGGGCCGTACGGACCACAGCGGTGCGCCGCGCGGAGGGCGGACCGCCGGGGCCGGCGGCCAGGCTGCTCTCGATGTCCAGGAATCCCGTGGGGTGTTCTATGCGGACGCGGTCGCTCCCGGGATCGATCGCCGCGAGGCCGGCGCCCACACCGCCCTCGATCCGCAGGCCCGCGGCCACACTGGCCGCGCCCAGGACTCCGATGGAGGTGTGGCAGCGCACGGGGATGAAGGTGCGGGTGGTGACCGCGCCGCCGTCGCGCGGCGGGGCGAGCAGCGTGAGCTTGGGGACGGTGGCGTCGGACACGTCCCCGAGGCCCATCAGGCGGCCCGCCGCCAGCCGTATGGAGCGCAGCCGGTCGGCGAGGGCGAGGTCCTCCTCCAGGTCCCGGGGCCGCTCGTAGCCGGTGACCTCGAGCGAGGTCGCCGCGATCAGGACGGTCGGCATGCCGTTGTTCACGCAGGTCGCCTCGACGCCGTCGATGACGTCGACGGCCTTGCCGGTGGGCAGCAACTCCCCGGCGCCCGGCGGGAACTCGATCACCACGGGCGCGGCCGTGCCCGGCACGCCCGAGATCTCGGCGTCCCCCGTGTACCGCACCCGGCCCCCGGGGGTCGGGAAGGTCGCCGTCGCGTGGTCGCCGGTGTTGACCATGCGGATCCGGACGGAGGTCTCCTGCTCCCCCGCCGGGACGAGTCCGCGCTCGACGGCGAAGGGGCCGACGCCG includes:
- a CDS encoding 4-oxalomesaconate tautomerase, with amino-acid sequence MTEGVPCLLMRGGTSKGAYFLADDLPAEPALRDDLLLRIMGSPDERQIDGLGGAHPLTSKVAVISRSADPEADVDYLFLQVFVDRPEVSDRQNCGNILAGVGPFAVERGLVPAGEQETSVRIRMVNTGDHATATFPTPGGRVRYTGDAEISGVPGTAAPVVIEFPPGAGELLPTGKAVDVIDGVEATCVNNGMPTVLIAATSLEVTGYERPRDLEEDLALADRLRSIRLAAGRLMGLGDVSDATVPKLTLLAPPRDGGAVTTRTFIPVRCHTSIGVLGAASVAAGLRIEGGVGAGLAAIDPGSDRVRIEHPTGFLDIESSLAAGPGGPPSARRTAVVRTARKIFDGTVFSRAVDRPTGNH